From Vogesella sp. XCS3, the proteins below share one genomic window:
- a CDS encoding HugZ family protein, with amino-acid sequence MKIPVSQAFSLLHRCSTAVLASHSQAVPGYPFATVLPFAPGPDHSPWLLMSSLAEHCRNVQADPRVSLLLQAPTDAVLQQARMTLVGELQPQQPDAALQARLLRYCPDFEQYLALGDFSFYRLSLRALRFIGGFGQMGWIQAEAWQAGDLLDLATETSLLPALVPPGKHVAVLGADCYGVDYLVHGQRQRLDFGGAVPPEQLLERTRIALAAGELR; translated from the coding sequence ATGAAAATACCCGTATCGCAAGCCTTTTCCCTGTTGCACCGTTGCAGCACGGCTGTACTGGCCAGCCACTCGCAGGCGGTACCTGGCTACCCGTTTGCCACGGTGCTGCCTTTTGCGCCGGGGCCGGACCACAGCCCGTGGCTATTGATGAGCAGCCTGGCCGAGCATTGCCGCAATGTCCAGGCCGACCCGCGTGTCAGCCTGCTGCTGCAGGCACCCACCGATGCTGTGCTGCAGCAGGCACGCATGACGCTGGTGGGCGAGCTGCAGCCGCAGCAGCCGGATGCGGCGCTGCAAGCCAGATTGCTGCGCTATTGCCCGGATTTCGAACAGTACCTGGCCTTGGGCGATTTCAGCTTTTACCGCCTGTCCTTGCGTGCGCTGCGCTTTATTGGCGGTTTCGGCCAGATGGGTTGGATACAGGCCGAAGCCTGGCAGGCTGGCGACCTGCTGGACCTGGCTACCGAAACCAGTCTGCTACCGGCGCTGGTACCGCCGGGCAAGCATGTGGCCGTGCTGGGGGCGGATTGCTACGGTGTGGACTACCTGGTGCATGGCCAGCGCCAGCGCCTGGATTTTGGCGGTGCTGTGCCGCCAGAGCAGCTGCTGGAGCGCACCCGCATAGCGTTGGCCGCAGGCGAGTTGCGCTGA